The following are encoded in a window of Bradyrhizobium sp. WBOS07 genomic DNA:
- the malQ gene encoding 4-alpha-glucanotransferase — translation MDLLAQARIKGVQSEFIDALGKLRVTDPVALKSILDALPEKRVYRFVNGPVVVRALGHPRTELAAIGAPPLQWKLAANGKSTAQGETREPVIAWPAGLPLGYHRLTLTDAEGVTEEVPMIVAPERAFGGDFDRGWLLAVQLYSVRSDRNWGIGDFTDLGDLVRLAQQLGADGVGLNPLHVLFDDQPSDCSPYSPNSRLFLNPLYIDVEAIPEFSPDLVPDAAATAARLRQGDRVPYADMAALKWLALRAAFNSFVASASQARRKAFDAFRAARAPLLSRFACFEVLRHRFAAPWWEWPAEWRQPDEAKCAELRDGPDKREVEFVEFVQWTADSQLHAAKELASQLGMRVGLYLDVAVGVQSNGFDAWNEQMAISRHLAVGAPPDVLNTIGQDWGLAGFNAGGLEAQSFVPFADMLAASMRHAGAIRLDHVLGLKRLYLVPRGFKPDNGAYVQMPFEALLGVVASESAAHKCIVIGEDLGTVPEGFREMMQDFGIWSYLVMMFERDETGRFRNVEHYRPNALVTLNTHDLSTYAGWRSFGDLKMKRSLGLDPGENDQARWDALGRLDEILRQNGIKANDLYSVLAFLSRTPSRLLAVSMEDLLGVIDQPNIPGTIDEHPNWRQRLPVALDKIASKVDLTALRAATRERSLNGGS, via the coding sequence ATGGATCTTTTAGCTCAAGCCCGGATCAAGGGCGTTCAATCCGAATTCATTGATGCGCTTGGGAAGCTGCGGGTCACCGACCCCGTGGCCCTGAAGTCCATCCTCGACGCCCTGCCGGAAAAGCGGGTTTACCGCTTCGTCAACGGGCCGGTCGTGGTCCGCGCGCTCGGACATCCGCGCACGGAATTGGCCGCCATCGGCGCACCGCCGCTGCAATGGAAATTGGCCGCAAACGGCAAATCGACGGCCCAAGGCGAGACACGCGAGCCCGTGATCGCCTGGCCCGCCGGGCTGCCGCTGGGCTATCACCGGTTGACGCTGACCGATGCCGAAGGCGTGACCGAAGAGGTGCCGATGATCGTGGCGCCCGAGCGGGCCTTCGGCGGCGATTTCGACCGCGGCTGGCTGCTCGCCGTGCAGCTCTACAGCGTCCGTTCGGACCGCAATTGGGGCATCGGCGACTTCACCGACCTCGGCGATCTGGTCCGGCTCGCCCAGCAGCTCGGCGCCGACGGCGTCGGGCTCAATCCGCTGCACGTTCTGTTCGACGACCAGCCGTCCGACTGCAGTCCGTATTCGCCGAACAGCCGGCTGTTCCTCAATCCGCTCTATATCGACGTCGAGGCCATTCCCGAATTCTCGCCGGACCTCGTGCCCGACGCGGCGGCGACCGCTGCTCGTCTGCGCCAAGGCGATCGCGTGCCTTACGCCGACATGGCGGCGTTGAAATGGCTCGCCCTGCGCGCCGCGTTCAACAGCTTTGTCGCGAGCGCGAGCCAAGCGCGCCGCAAGGCGTTCGACGCCTTCCGCGCCGCCCGCGCGCCGTTGCTGTCCCGCTTCGCCTGCTTCGAGGTGTTGCGCCATCGCTTCGCCGCTCCGTGGTGGGAATGGCCGGCGGAATGGCGGCAACCGGACGAGGCCAAGTGCGCCGAACTGCGCGATGGACCCGACAAGCGCGAGGTCGAATTCGTCGAATTCGTGCAATGGACCGCGGACAGCCAGCTGCATGCCGCCAAGGAGCTCGCCAGCCAGCTCGGCATGCGCGTCGGGCTCTATCTCGACGTCGCGGTCGGCGTGCAGTCCAACGGCTTCGATGCCTGGAACGAGCAGATGGCGATCTCCCGCCATCTCGCCGTCGGCGCCCCGCCCGACGTGCTCAACACCATCGGCCAGGACTGGGGCCTTGCGGGCTTCAACGCCGGCGGCCTGGAGGCGCAATCCTTCGTGCCGTTCGCCGACATGCTGGCGGCCTCGATGCGCCATGCCGGCGCGATCAGGCTCGATCACGTGCTCGGCCTGAAGCGGCTCTATCTCGTGCCGCGCGGCTTCAAGCCAGACAACGGCGCCTATGTGCAGATGCCGTTCGAGGCGCTGCTCGGCGTCGTGGCCAGTGAGAGCGCGGCCCACAAATGCATCGTGATCGGCGAGGATCTCGGCACCGTGCCGGAAGGTTTCCGCGAGATGATGCAGGATTTCGGAATCTGGTCCTACCTCGTCATGATGTTCGAGCGCGACGAGACCGGCCGCTTCCGCAACGTCGAGCATTACCGGCCCAATGCGCTCGTCACGCTGAACACGCATGACCTGTCGACCTATGCCGGCTGGCGCTCCTTCGGCGACCTCAAGATGAAGCGCTCGCTCGGGCTCGATCCCGGCGAGAACGACCAGGCGCGCTGGGATGCGCTTGGCAGGCTCGACGAGATCCTGCGCCAGAACGGCATCAAGGCCAACGACCTCTATTCGGTGCTCGCCTTCCTGTCGCGCACGCCGTCGCGGCTGCTCGCGGTGTCGATGGAGGATTTGCTCGGCGTGATCGACCAGCCCAACATTCCCGGCACGATCGACGAGCACCCGAACTGGCGACAGCGCCTTCCCGTCGCACTCGACAAGATCGCCTCGAAGGTCGACCTCACGGCCTTGCGAGCGGCAACGCGGGAACGTTCGTTGAACGGCGGGAGTTGA
- the treS gene encoding maltose alpha-D-glucosyltransferase, translating into MNVLSSVDTKKAEAAEIVDELWYKDAIIYQLHVKAFADSNNDGIGDFAGLTEKLPYLQELGVTALWLLPFYPSPGRDDGYDIADYGSVNPDFGTMKDFKRFIQEAQKRGLRVITELVVNHTSDQHKWFKRARRSHPGSSARNWYVWSDTDQKYQGTRIIFTDTEKSNWTWDHEAGAFYWHRFFSHQPDLNFDNPRVVSALIQVMKRWLDAGVDGFRLDAIPYLCERDGTNNENLPETHAIIKRLRQELDSYSKGKLLLAEANQWPEDVQEYFGRGDECHMAYHFPLMPRIYMAIAQEDRFPITDILRQTPDIPASCQWALFLRNHDELTLEMVTDVERDYLWTTYANDPRARINVGIRRRLAPLMDNDRRKIELMNSLLLSFPGTPIIYYGDEIGMGDNIYLGDRNGVRTPMQWSPDRNGGFSRCDPARLYAPLIMDPVYGYESVNVEAQSRSLSSLLSATKRLISVRKSTLAFGRGTMTFIRPANRAVLAYVRQYRDEVILCVANLSRAAQATELDLSPWKDRIPQEMLGRTRFPAIGELPYMITLGPYGFYWFQLQERDKSEPVTPRAVPEFETLVVPVNSNWVSLARERGVFERDVLPGFLSRTRWYPEHNPKKIKTTLTSAVPFCDIGDNRPWIAFFERTDQDAGSRYVLPMQIEWVRFDRERFNPKALAAVRQGAREGTLLDVATDQIFIGLFLRNLSQNLVVEENNLRLEFKATSRFADYTIKEPERIRAIEQSNSTALVDNQYVAKIYRRLEGGVSPEIEIGHYLTEVARFANTPALLGSVELVEGDQRSALGVLHAYVENQGDGWTVTTGYLDRYIDDQRVVPIGEALRETQEQALYLHFVAQIGRRLGELHVALAAAEPVDLAPEPIDSAYVKRLVSDLKARAERVFDRLAESREGLREADRPLVDRLTEARTLLSDHLSGLLPSEIGGLNIRHHGDFRLGQTLIVKDDIFIIDFDGDPRVPLAAKRRKAPAARDVAGLIHSIHVSVNAALNHAPTGASEEHDRLAAALDEWRERATATFLSAYREAMSDQRLWPADAQSSEGLLRFFLLDQAFNDVEYELSHRPEGLHAPLTGLLRILSKTESEAHA; encoded by the coding sequence ATGAATGTTCTGTCTTCCGTCGACACCAAGAAAGCCGAGGCTGCCGAGATCGTGGACGAGCTCTGGTACAAGGACGCCATCATCTATCAGCTGCACGTCAAGGCGTTCGCCGACAGCAACAATGACGGCATCGGCGACTTCGCCGGACTGACCGAGAAGCTGCCCTATCTGCAGGAGCTCGGCGTCACCGCGCTGTGGCTGTTGCCGTTCTATCCCTCGCCCGGCCGCGACGACGGCTACGACATCGCCGATTACGGCTCGGTCAATCCCGATTTCGGGACCATGAAGGACTTCAAGCGCTTCATCCAGGAGGCGCAGAAGCGCGGCTTGCGCGTCATCACCGAGCTCGTGGTCAACCACACCTCGGACCAGCACAAATGGTTCAAGCGCGCGCGCCGCAGCCATCCCGGCTCGAGCGCCCGCAACTGGTATGTCTGGAGCGACACCGACCAGAAATACCAGGGCACGCGCATCATCTTCACCGACACCGAGAAGTCGAACTGGACCTGGGACCACGAGGCCGGCGCGTTCTACTGGCACCGCTTCTTCTCGCACCAGCCCGACCTCAATTTCGACAATCCGCGCGTGGTCAGCGCGCTCATCCAGGTGATGAAGCGCTGGCTGGATGCCGGCGTCGACGGCTTCCGGTTGGATGCTATTCCCTACCTCTGCGAACGCGACGGCACCAACAACGAGAACCTCCCCGAGACGCACGCCATCATCAAGCGCCTGCGCCAGGAGCTCGATTCCTACTCCAAGGGCAAGCTGCTGCTGGCCGAGGCCAATCAATGGCCGGAGGACGTGCAGGAATATTTCGGCCGCGGCGACGAATGCCACATGGCCTATCACTTCCCGCTGATGCCGCGCATCTACATGGCGATCGCGCAGGAGGACCGTTTCCCGATCACCGACATCCTGCGCCAGACGCCGGACATTCCGGCGAGCTGCCAATGGGCGCTGTTCCTGCGCAATCATGACGAGCTGACGCTGGAGATGGTGACCGACGTCGAGCGCGACTATCTCTGGACCACCTACGCCAACGATCCCCGCGCCCGCATCAATGTCGGCATCCGCCGGCGCCTCGCGCCGCTGATGGACAACGACCGCCGCAAGATCGAACTTATGAACTCGCTGCTGCTGTCCTTCCCCGGCACGCCGATCATCTATTACGGCGACGAGATCGGGATGGGCGACAACATCTATCTCGGCGACCGCAACGGCGTGCGCACGCCGATGCAGTGGAGCCCGGACCGCAATGGCGGCTTCTCGCGCTGCGACCCGGCACGCCTCTACGCGCCGCTGATCATGGATCCCGTCTACGGCTATGAGTCCGTCAACGTGGAAGCGCAGTCGCGCAGCCTGTCGTCGCTGCTCAGCGCCACCAAGCGGCTGATCTCGGTCCGCAAGTCGACGCTCGCCTTCGGCCGCGGCACCATGACCTTCATCCGCCCGGCCAACCGCGCCGTGCTGGCCTATGTCCGGCAATATCGCGACGAGGTGATCCTCTGCGTCGCCAATTTGTCGCGCGCCGCGCAAGCCACCGAGCTCGACCTGTCGCCGTGGAAGGACCGCATCCCGCAGGAGATGCTCGGCCGCACCCGCTTCCCGGCGATCGGGGAGCTCCCCTACATGATCACGCTGGGACCCTACGGCTTCTACTGGTTCCAGCTTCAGGAGCGCGACAAGTCCGAGCCGGTGACGCCGCGCGCGGTGCCGGAATTCGAGACGCTGGTGGTGCCGGTGAATTCGAACTGGGTGTCGCTGGCCCGCGAGCGCGGGGTGTTCGAGCGCGACGTGCTGCCCGGATTCCTGTCGCGCACGAGGTGGTATCCCGAGCACAATCCCAAGAAGATCAAGACCACGCTGACCTCGGCCGTGCCGTTCTGCGATATCGGCGACAACAGGCCCTGGATCGCGTTCTTCGAGAGGACGGACCAGGACGCCGGCTCGCGCTACGTGCTGCCGATGCAGATCGAATGGGTGCGCTTCGACCGCGAGCGCTTCAACCCGAAGGCGCTGGCCGCCGTGCGCCAGGGCGCGCGCGAAGGCACGCTGCTGGACGTCGCGACCGACCAGATCTTCATCGGCCTGTTCCTGCGCAATCTGTCGCAGAATCTGGTCGTGGAGGAGAACAATCTGCGGCTCGAGTTCAAGGCGACCAGCCGGTTCGCCGACTATACCATCAAGGAGCCCGAGCGCATCCGCGCGATCGAGCAGTCGAACAGCACCGCGCTGGTCGACAACCAATACGTCGCCAAGATCTACCGCCGGCTCGAGGGCGGCGTCAGCCCCGAGATCGAGATCGGGCATTATCTCACCGAGGTCGCGCGCTTCGCCAACACGCCGGCGCTGCTCGGAAGCGTCGAGCTGGTCGAAGGTGACCAGCGCAGCGCGCTCGGCGTGCTGCATGCCTATGTCGAGAACCAGGGCGACGGCTGGACTGTGACCACGGGCTATCTCGATCGCTATATCGACGATCAACGCGTCGTCCCGATAGGCGAGGCGCTGCGCGAGACCCAGGAGCAGGCGCTTTATCTGCACTTCGTCGCGCAGATCGGCCGGCGGCTCGGCGAACTGCATGTCGCCCTGGCCGCAGCAGAGCCGGTCGATCTCGCTCCGGAGCCGATCGACTCCGCTTACGTCAAGCGGCTCGTATCCGACCTCAAGGCGCGCGCCGAGCGGGTCTTCGACAGGCTGGCCGAAAGCCGCGAGGGCCTGCGGGAGGCGGACCGGCCGCTGGTTGATCGGCTTACGGAGGCGCGTACGCTCCTCTCCGACCATCTGAGCGGGCTCTTGCCATCCGAGATCGGTGGGTTGAACATCCGTCATCATGGCGACTTCCGGCTCGGGCAAACTCTGATCGTGAAGGACGATATCTTCATCATCGACTTCGACGGCGATCCGCGCGTGCCCCTGGCTGCCAAGCGGCGCAAGGCGCCTGCCGCCCGCGATGTCGCTGGCCTGATCCATTCGATTCATGTTTCGGTCAATGCCGCCCTCAATCACGCACCGACCGGTGCCTCCGAGGAGCACGACCGGCTCGCGGCCGCGCTCGACGAATGGCGCGAGCGTGCCACTGCAACCTTCCTGTCCGCCTACCGCGAAGCCATGAGCGATCAGCGGCTGTGGCCGGCAGATGCGCAATCCAGCGAGGGACTGCTGCGGTTCTTCCTGCTTGATCAAGCCTTCAATGACGTAGAGTACGAGCTGTCCCACCGGCCTGAGGGGCTGCATGCGCCGCTGACCGGACTGCTTCGCATTCTGTCCAAGACCGAGAGCGAAGCCCATGCCTAA
- a CDS encoding maltotransferase domain-containing protein yields MNKTIQTVESAAAGSAFLIEDVYPAIDGGRFAVKRIAGDRVEVWADVYRDGDAVIGAALLWRPEQDRDWRREPMIQHGNDRWSGAFTPVEPGRYFYAIEAWTDEFATWSHGIARKQRTGADVNLDALEGASLLTKAHGAPQAAAAIIIRQCEDYLQTGDVTSLLASELGDAMAESQSRPDLTRSQSFPLVVDRDRARFGAWYQMMPRSQSRIPGRHGTLRDCIARVPDIAAMGFDVLYFTPIHPIGRSRRKGRNNAPVAREGDPGSPYAIGAAEGGHDALHPELGTIEDFRALVATCLEYGLELALDFAVQCSPDHPWLTQHPEWFKWRPDRSVRTAEGSYSDIVIPDFASVDRVGLWNAFRDAMLFWIDHGVTIFAIDNHDTAPLAFWDWLIGDIRRRHPEVILFSKTFARPKLMKGLAKLGFAQSFTYFPWRTSRWELEQYLGELTRHPERDFYRPNLFVNTPDLLPYHLQSGEAWAFKSRVALAATLSGSYGVYSGFELLEHEAIPGREEYLDSEKYQIKQRDWDQPGNIKSYLADLNRVRNDNSALQQTANLRFLGVDDGEAIAFVKEAAEPANTVVIVIALSGRSRECWLPLGDVTVDAGGQRHHVTTLENLLSGERSRIEWGGIRLRIDPDRDPALLFRCLA; encoded by the coding sequence GTGAACAAGACAATTCAAACTGTCGAGAGTGCCGCAGCCGGCAGCGCTTTCCTCATCGAAGACGTCTATCCCGCGATCGATGGCGGCCGCTTCGCCGTGAAGCGGATCGCGGGCGATCGCGTCGAGGTGTGGGCCGATGTCTACCGCGACGGCGACGCCGTGATCGGGGCCGCGCTGCTCTGGCGCCCCGAGCAAGACCGGGATTGGCGGCGCGAGCCGATGATCCAGCACGGCAATGACCGCTGGTCCGGCGCTTTCACACCGGTGGAGCCCGGCCGATATTTCTATGCGATCGAGGCCTGGACCGACGAGTTCGCCACCTGGTCCCACGGGATCGCGCGCAAGCAGCGAACGGGCGCCGATGTCAATCTCGACGCGCTCGAGGGTGCCAGCCTGCTGACCAAGGCCCACGGCGCGCCGCAGGCCGCGGCGGCAATCATCATACGACAATGCGAGGATTATCTTCAGACCGGCGATGTCACCTCGCTGCTGGCGAGCGAGCTCGGCGATGCCATGGCCGAGAGCCAGTCCCGGCCCGACCTGACCCGCTCACAATCCTTCCCGCTCGTCGTCGACCGCGACAGAGCGCGGTTCGGCGCCTGGTATCAGATGATGCCGCGCAGCCAGAGCCGGATTCCCGGCCGGCACGGCACGCTCCGCGACTGCATTGCCCGCGTGCCCGATATCGCGGCGATGGGATTCGACGTGCTCTATTTCACGCCGATCCACCCGATCGGCCGCAGCCGCCGCAAAGGCCGCAACAATGCGCCGGTGGCGCGTGAAGGCGACCCCGGCTCGCCCTATGCGATCGGCGCCGCCGAGGGCGGCCACGACGCGCTGCATCCCGAGCTCGGCACCATCGAGGACTTCCGCGCGCTGGTCGCGACCTGTCTCGAATACGGCCTCGAGCTGGCGCTCGACTTCGCCGTGCAATGCTCGCCGGACCATCCCTGGCTGACGCAGCATCCGGAATGGTTCAAATGGCGGCCGGACCGCTCGGTGCGGACGGCGGAGGGCTCCTATTCGGACATCGTGATTCCCGATTTCGCCTCGGTCGACCGCGTCGGCCTGTGGAACGCCTTTCGCGATGCCATGCTGTTCTGGATCGACCACGGCGTCACCATCTTCGCCATCGACAATCACGACACCGCGCCGCTTGCGTTCTGGGACTGGCTGATCGGTGACATCCGCCGTCGGCATCCCGAGGTCATCCTGTTCTCCAAGACGTTTGCGCGGCCCAAGCTGATGAAGGGACTCGCCAAGCTCGGCTTTGCGCAATCCTTCACCTATTTCCCCTGGCGCACCTCGCGGTGGGAGCTGGAGCAATATCTCGGCGAGCTGACGCGCCATCCCGAGCGCGACTTCTATCGTCCGAACCTGTTCGTCAACACGCCCGACCTGCTGCCCTATCATCTCCAGAGCGGAGAAGCCTGGGCGTTCAAGTCGCGCGTTGCGCTGGCGGCCACGTTGTCGGGCAGCTACGGCGTTTACAGCGGGTTCGAGCTGCTCGAGCACGAAGCGATTCCCGGCCGTGAGGAATATCTGGATTCCGAGAAGTACCAGATCAAGCAGCGCGACTGGGATCAGCCCGGCAACATCAAGTCCTACCTTGCCGACCTCAACCGCGTCCGCAACGACAATTCCGCGCTCCAGCAAACGGCGAATCTGCGTTTTCTGGGCGTCGACGACGGCGAGGCCATCGCCTTCGTCAAGGAGGCGGCCGAGCCCGCCAACACCGTCGTGATCGTGATCGCACTCTCCGGCCGGTCGCGGGAATGCTGGCTGCCGCTCGGCGACGTCACGGTTGACGCCGGCGGGCAGCGTCACCATGTGACGACACTCGAAAACCTCCTCAGCGGCGAACGGTCCCGCATCGAATGGGGCGGGATCAGGTTGCGTATCGATCCTGACCGCGATCCGGCGCTCTTGTTCCGCTGCCTGGCGTAA
- a CDS encoding glycoside hydrolase family 15 protein, with protein sequence MSQRIEDYALIGDCETAALVGRNGSIDWLCWPAFDSDACFAAILGTHKNGRWLIAPSGDVIRTSRRYLGDTLILETCFETKSGTIALVDFMPPRGKASDVVRLVRGIKGTVKMRMELVIRFGFGADIPWVRRIDHSLMAIAGQDMTVLRTPVETRGEDLTTVSDFEVSAGATVPFVLTYGPSHLPPPAPIDPEIALQETETFWRDWCSHCTRDGEYRDLIMRSLITLKALTFAPTGGIVAAPTTSLPEKLGGTRNWDYRFCWLRDATFTLLALMNSGYTEEALAWHNWLLRAAAGSPANMQIMYGIWGQRRLLEWEAGWLDGYEGAKPVRVGNAAHAQLQLDVYGELIDAFHQSRMAKLKLDDETTWALECAVLNHLAKVWDRPDHGIWERRGEPKHYVFSKVMTWVAFDRGIKSAETFGFKAPLLHWRTLREAIHRDVCSRGFDAEENAFVESYGSKLLDASVLLLPCVGFLPAEDPRIRGTIAAVEKRLMRDGFVLRHDPRELPAGQPLLEGAFLACTLWLADAHVLAGDLDKAQSLLDRVAGIANDVGLLAEEYDSDARRQTGNFPQALTHIALINTAQNLSAARQKSEKPAMQRSK encoded by the coding sequence TTGTCTCAGAGGATCGAGGACTACGCGCTGATCGGCGATTGCGAAACCGCGGCGCTGGTCGGGCGCAACGGCTCGATCGATTGGCTGTGCTGGCCCGCCTTCGATTCCGACGCCTGCTTTGCCGCCATCCTCGGCACTCACAAGAACGGCCGCTGGCTGATCGCACCGAGCGGCGACGTCATCAGGACATCGCGACGCTATCTCGGCGATACTCTCATCCTCGAAACGTGTTTCGAGACGAAGAGCGGCACCATTGCGCTGGTCGACTTCATGCCGCCGCGCGGCAAGGCGTCCGACGTCGTGCGGCTGGTGCGCGGCATCAAGGGCACGGTGAAGATGCGGATGGAGCTCGTCATCCGTTTCGGCTTCGGCGCCGATATTCCCTGGGTGCGGCGGATCGACCATTCCCTGATGGCCATCGCCGGCCAGGACATGACGGTGCTGCGCACGCCGGTCGAGACCCGCGGCGAGGATTTGACCACGGTCTCCGACTTCGAGGTGAGCGCGGGCGCGACCGTACCCTTCGTGCTGACCTATGGCCCCTCGCATCTGCCGCCGCCCGCGCCGATCGATCCGGAAATTGCGCTCCAGGAGACCGAGACGTTCTGGCGGGATTGGTGCAGCCATTGCACCCGCGACGGCGAGTATCGCGATCTCATCATGCGCTCGCTGATCACGCTCAAGGCGCTGACCTTCGCCCCGACCGGCGGCATCGTCGCGGCGCCGACCACGTCGTTGCCGGAGAAGCTTGGCGGCACCAGGAACTGGGATTACCGCTTCTGCTGGCTGCGCGATGCCACCTTCACCCTGCTGGCGCTGATGAACTCGGGCTACACCGAGGAAGCCCTGGCCTGGCACAATTGGCTGTTGCGCGCCGCCGCCGGCTCGCCGGCGAACATGCAGATCATGTACGGCATCTGGGGCCAGCGTCGGCTCCTGGAATGGGAGGCCGGCTGGCTCGACGGCTACGAGGGCGCAAAGCCGGTGCGCGTCGGCAACGCCGCGCATGCGCAGCTCCAGCTCGACGTCTACGGCGAGTTGATCGACGCCTTCCACCAGTCCCGCATGGCCAAGCTCAAGCTCGACGATGAAACGACATGGGCGCTGGAATGCGCCGTGCTCAACCATCTCGCCAAGGTCTGGGACCGGCCGGATCACGGCATCTGGGAGCGTCGCGGCGAGCCCAAGCACTATGTCTTCTCCAAGGTGATGACCTGGGTCGCCTTCGATCGCGGCATCAAGAGCGCCGAGACCTTCGGCTTCAAGGCGCCGCTGCTGCACTGGCGCACCTTGCGCGAGGCGATTCATCGCGACGTCTGCAGCAGGGGATTTGACGCGGAGGAGAACGCCTTCGTCGAATCTTATGGCTCGAAACTGCTCGATGCGAGCGTGCTGCTGCTGCCGTGTGTCGGTTTTCTGCCGGCGGAAGATCCGCGCATCCGCGGCACCATTGCGGCGGTCGAGAAACGCCTGATGCGCGACGGCTTCGTGCTGCGGCACGATCCGCGCGAGCTGCCTGCGGGGCAGCCGCTGCTGGAAGGCGCATTCCTGGCCTGCACATTGTGGCTGGCCGATGCCCATGTGCTGGCGGGCGATCTCGACAAGGCGCAAAGCTTGCTCGACCGCGTAGCCGGCATCGCCAACGACGTCGGCCTCTTGGCCGAAGAATACGATTCAGACGCCCGGCGCCAGACCGGAAATTTCCCGCAGGCGCTGACCCACATCGCGCTGATCAACACCGCGCAAAATCTGTCGGCGGCAAGGCAGAAGAGCGAGAAGCCGGCGATGCAGCGGTCGAAGTAG
- a CDS encoding HAD family hydrolase, with translation MTQISLVVSDVDGTLLTKDKTLTDRARSAVQRLHRAGIGFTITSSRPAIGMRFLIEPLALWLPVGPFNGSSIVDPEMRPVEQHLIPAGAAERALQILREFGADIWLFTTDEWLIDNPSGQYVAHERHTIRSDPTIVTDFSPYLASACKIVGASADAARLESCEKAMQQALGSEANAVRSQTYYLDVTPPGFDKGTFVAAMARRLGIATAAVATIGDMQNDLAMFAVSGTSIAMGNAADNVKDQATHVTSTNEQDGFAEAMEMILKRNGVG, from the coding sequence ATGACGCAAATCTCACTCGTGGTGTCCGACGTCGACGGCACGCTGCTGACCAAGGACAAGACGCTGACGGACCGCGCGAGGAGCGCGGTGCAGCGGTTGCACAGAGCCGGCATCGGCTTCACCATCACCTCTAGCCGTCCCGCGATCGGCATGCGCTTCCTGATCGAGCCGCTGGCGCTCTGGCTTCCGGTCGGCCCATTCAACGGCTCCTCGATCGTCGATCCCGAGATGCGGCCGGTCGAGCAGCATCTGATCCCGGCCGGCGCCGCCGAGCGCGCCTTGCAGATCCTTCGCGAGTTCGGCGCCGACATCTGGCTGTTCACCACCGACGAATGGCTGATCGACAACCCGAGCGGACAATACGTTGCGCATGAGCGGCACACGATCCGCTCGGACCCGACCATCGTGACGGATTTTTCGCCCTACCTCGCAAGCGCCTGCAAGATCGTCGGCGCCAGCGCCGATGCTGCCCGCCTCGAATCTTGCGAGAAGGCGATGCAGCAGGCGCTCGGCAGCGAAGCCAACGCGGTGCGTTCACAGACCTATTATCTCGACGTCACCCCGCCCGGCTTCGACAAGGGCACGTTCGTCGCGGCGATGGCCAGGCGCCTCGGCATCGCGACCGCTGCCGTCGCCACCATCGGCGACATGCAGAACGATCTTGCGATGTTCGCCGTCAGCGGCACCTCGATCGCGATGGGCAACGCCGCTGACAACGTCAAGGACCAGGCCACGCACGTCACCTCGACCAACGAGCAGGACGGCTTTGCGGAGGCCATGGAGATGATCCTGAAGCGGAACGGGGTGGGCTGA